One segment of Methylotuvimicrobium sp. KM2 DNA contains the following:
- the cynS gene encoding cyanase, protein MKTTPSSSKADSLLTKEQMTDRIITAKVQKQLTWTAIAEQIGVDEVWLTSACLGMNSMKPELAEKLCAVLELPNEVQIALAMFPYKQWAFDVPQDPLIYRLYEVVGVYGETLKEIIHEKFGDGIMSAIDFSMTVGKEENPAGDRVIITMNGKFLPYKSW, encoded by the coding sequence ATGAAAACGACTCCATCATCCAGCAAAGCCGATTCCTTGCTCACCAAAGAGCAAATGACCGATCGGATCATCACGGCAAAAGTACAAAAGCAACTCACCTGGACGGCCATTGCCGAACAAATCGGCGTCGATGAGGTTTGGCTGACCTCGGCTTGTCTGGGAATGAACAGCATGAAACCGGAACTGGCCGAAAAACTATGCGCCGTTCTGGAACTACCCAACGAAGTGCAAATCGCCCTGGCAATGTTTCCTTACAAACAATGGGCCTTCGATGTACCTCAAGACCCACTGATTTACCGACTTTATGAAGTCGTCGGCGTTTACGGCGAAACCTTGAAAGAAATCATTCACGAAAAATTCGGCGACGGCATCATGAGCGCGATCGATTTCAGCATGACGGTGGGCAAGGAAGAAAACCCAGCCGGCGATCGCGTTATTATCACGATGAACGGTAAGTTTTTGCCTTATAAGTCCTGGTAA
- a CDS encoding bifunctional protein-serine/threonine kinase/phosphatase translates to MSDTLKISVGQYSDKGRKEINQDFHGVYMPKEPQLNSKGIAIAIADGISSSAVSHIASEAAVTGFLEDYFCTPEAWSVKKSAQRVLIATNSWLHAQTQQSQYRYDKDRGYVCTFSALIFKSNTVHIFHVGDTRIYRLQDNNLEQLTNDHRLWVSQDKSYLSRALGIDHHLEIDYQALPIEKGDRFLLMTDGVYEFVNNAFIINTIKEHGDDLATAATMIVNEAYRQGSSDNLTMQIVDVEELPYLNADEIYRQITELPFPPTLTARMIFDGYQIMRELHNSSRSHVYSAMDTETNTPVVIKTPSIDLRNDPAYLESFLMEDWIARRIDSPHVLKPCEQTRKRNYLYIVTEFIDGRTLKQWMIDNPNPDLETVRGIIDQIAKGLRAFHRLEMVHQDLRPENIMIDSSGTVKIIDFGSTRIAGLTEMNSPTERHPLLGTAPYSAPEYFLGENGTARSDLFSLGVITYQMLTGNLPYGTQVAKCKTKAAQNRLNYYSILDDARAIPAWIDDAIKKSVHPNPYKRYEALSEFVHDLRYPNPTFLNKTQAPLIERDPVTFWKSISLILTIIVVTLLIQLSKRGI, encoded by the coding sequence ATGTCCGACACTCTTAAAATATCCGTAGGGCAGTATTCCGATAAAGGCCGAAAGGAAATCAACCAGGATTTTCATGGCGTCTATATGCCGAAAGAACCGCAGTTGAATTCAAAAGGTATTGCCATAGCGATAGCCGACGGAATCAGCAGCAGCGCTGTCAGTCATATTGCCAGCGAAGCGGCGGTCACCGGATTCCTCGAAGATTACTTTTGCACCCCGGAAGCATGGTCGGTAAAAAAATCGGCGCAACGGGTCTTGATTGCAACCAATTCCTGGCTGCATGCCCAAACCCAACAGAGTCAATATCGTTACGATAAAGACAGAGGCTATGTGTGTACCTTTAGCGCTTTGATTTTCAAGTCGAATACCGTGCATATTTTTCATGTCGGCGATACACGGATCTATCGATTACAGGACAATAATCTGGAGCAATTAACCAACGATCATCGGCTTTGGGTTTCTCAAGACAAAAGCTATCTGAGTCGTGCACTAGGTATCGATCATCACCTTGAAATCGATTATCAAGCGCTACCGATTGAAAAAGGCGATCGCTTTTTGTTGATGACCGATGGCGTTTATGAATTTGTTAACAATGCTTTTATCATCAATACAATCAAGGAGCATGGCGATGATTTAGCGACTGCCGCAACAATGATCGTCAACGAAGCCTACCGGCAAGGGAGTTCGGATAACTTGACGATGCAGATTGTCGATGTCGAGGAATTACCGTATCTAAATGCGGATGAGATTTATCGACAAATAACCGAGCTTCCGTTTCCGCCGACATTGACCGCCAGGATGATTTTCGACGGTTATCAAATCATGAGAGAGCTGCATAATAGCAGCCGGAGCCATGTCTATTCGGCAATGGATACCGAGACCAATACACCGGTCGTCATTAAAACGCCTTCAATCGATCTTCGAAACGATCCCGCTTACCTTGAGAGTTTTCTCATGGAAGACTGGATAGCGCGCCGCATCGATAGCCCCCATGTCTTAAAACCCTGCGAACAAACCCGAAAACGCAATTATCTCTATATTGTCACCGAGTTCATTGATGGCCGAACATTGAAACAATGGATGATCGATAACCCGAACCCGGATCTGGAAACCGTACGCGGCATCATTGACCAAATTGCCAAAGGCCTCCGCGCGTTTCACCGTCTGGAAATGGTTCACCAAGACTTGAGGCCGGAAAATATCATGATCGATAGCTCCGGTACGGTAAAGATCATCGACTTCGGCTCGACTCGAATTGCAGGGCTAACGGAAATGAACAGCCCCACCGAACGGCACCCATTACTCGGCACTGCTCCGTATAGCGCCCCCGAATATTTTTTAGGCGAAAACGGAACGGCTCGCTCGGACTTGTTTTCGTTAGGCGTAATAACCTACCAAATGCTGACCGGAAATCTGCCTTATGGCACTCAAGTCGCCAAATGTAAAACGAAAGCAGCTCAAAATCGATTGAACTATTACTCCATCCTGGATGATGCTCGAGCGATTCCGGCCTGGATCGATGATGCCATCAAGAAATCCGTCCACCCGAATCCCTACAAGCGATACGAAGCATTATCCGAATTTGTTCACGACCTGCGTTATCCGAACCCAACGTTTTTGAATAAAACGCAAGCGCCGCTCATAGAGCGCGACCCCGTGACCTTCTGGAAAAGCATTTCTCTCATCTTGACGATTATCGTCGTCACGTTATTAATCCAACTCAGCAAAAGAGGTATTTAA
- a CDS encoding formate/nitrite transporter family protein, with protein sequence MSYLVPSEFVTKMVDAGESKVYMSTRDTLIRAYMAGAILALAAVFAVSITVETGSPIFGAIMFPVGFCMLYLLGFDLLTGVFVLVPLAWIDKRPGVRVGGILRNWGLVFVGNFLGALTVALLMSIVFTYGFSVEPNAVGKKLAGVGEARTLGYAQYGIAGWFTIFTRGMLCNWMVSTGVVGAMISTTVSGKVIAMWMPIMLFFAMAFEHSVVNMFLFPAGLIMGGNFSIMDYFIWNEIPTVLGNLVGGLAFTGMTLYSTHIRTAPKRAL encoded by the coding sequence ATGTCTTATTTAGTCCCTTCGGAATTTGTCACCAAAATGGTCGATGCCGGTGAATCTAAAGTCTATATGTCAACACGAGATACGTTGATCAGAGCCTATATGGCCGGCGCGATCCTTGCCTTAGCCGCCGTATTTGCAGTCAGTATCACTGTCGAAACCGGTTCTCCGATCTTCGGCGCGATTATGTTTCCGGTCGGTTTTTGCATGTTGTATTTGCTGGGCTTCGATCTACTGACCGGTGTTTTTGTTCTGGTACCGTTGGCATGGATCGATAAACGCCCAGGAGTAAGGGTAGGCGGTATCTTAAGAAATTGGGGATTGGTCTTCGTCGGCAATTTCCTCGGTGCTTTGACCGTGGCGTTGTTGATGTCGATAGTTTTCACCTACGGATTTTCGGTCGAGCCGAATGCCGTAGGAAAAAAACTCGCCGGCGTCGGTGAAGCCAGGACGCTCGGCTATGCGCAATACGGTATTGCCGGCTGGTTTACGATCTTTACTAGAGGCATGCTATGCAATTGGATGGTGTCTACCGGCGTGGTCGGCGCAATGATATCGACCACGGTTAGCGGCAAGGTGATCGCGATGTGGATGCCGATCATGCTGTTCTTCGCCATGGCCTTCGAACATTCCGTGGTCAACATGTTTCTGTTTCCGGCCGGCTTGATCATGGGCGGTAATTTCTCGATCATGGATTATTTTATCTGGAACGAAATCCCCACGGTACTGGGCAACCTGGTCGGCGGACTCGCATTCACCGGCATGACGCTATACAGCACCCACATAAGAACCGCACCGAAGCGCGCTCTGTAA
- a CDS encoding TIGR00341 family protein, which translates to MTESKPIYLIHSDELDKKNLVLVKQHPLIVENGITIRPIKMSNLSGLYVNGNLNHALVWVKHTEFQAVLTAAFDKTITLSLLPYPNELRPVFFDHLGLPNKLDDCLALALQTETMSIDLIRCNGEFISRGIGLLNQTALAELIEAGNTRNIFKKTKFYCQRLIHAFNLQPIAIEIETAKGKSVKTAVIGLYLLDLAKRNPFAKLFGESASLKDGRLSFVFFAPQSILSYIQSTSMTIPPSSAQLPKQLGFVRSVSLRITAKQDIGFWIEHKPVSTRELFLETVPAALKITVGESFRSLNSQSGDKENFNVENLPQGEARLKYFSKTLPFFPHALESDFKDLFLALKENARTTSTYVLLMVLSSMLATLGLFLSSPSVVIGAMVLAPLMAPIISLSMGLLRSEKFLTRESIVSLLSGIGIALAISSAMAALLPFKDATPEIEARLHPSTLDLLVAVFSGIAGAMAQARESIAKSLPGVAIAVALVPPLCVAGIGIGWLESDIFFGAMLLFLTNLIGITMAALISFMVIGFAPFTRARKGILLSSLLLALFSVPLFYSFQTMEHIADIKTQLAGRTYQINGHRLELRNIKVNTLRPLNLNADLLTNTMPDESVFTRLEDDLHTELGRPARFNFALHFVRETVAVDENEQ; encoded by the coding sequence ATGACAGAATCTAAACCGATTTACCTGATTCACTCCGATGAGTTGGATAAAAAGAATTTAGTTCTAGTCAAGCAACATCCGCTAATTGTCGAGAACGGCATCACGATTCGCCCGATTAAAATGTCGAACCTTAGCGGTCTGTATGTTAACGGTAACTTAAACCATGCCTTGGTTTGGGTTAAACATACCGAATTTCAAGCCGTTCTCACTGCTGCGTTTGATAAAACCATCACATTGAGCCTTCTGCCGTATCCCAACGAATTACGACCCGTATTTTTCGATCATCTTGGACTGCCCAATAAGCTTGACGACTGCTTGGCCTTGGCACTACAAACAGAAACGATGTCGATCGATTTGATCCGCTGTAACGGAGAATTCATTAGCCGCGGCATCGGCCTATTGAATCAAACTGCGCTAGCCGAATTGATCGAAGCCGGCAATACGCGAAACATCTTCAAGAAAACAAAGTTTTATTGCCAACGCCTGATTCATGCCTTTAACTTACAACCGATTGCCATCGAAATAGAAACCGCGAAGGGCAAATCCGTCAAAACGGCGGTCATCGGCTTATATCTATTGGATCTTGCAAAACGAAATCCATTTGCCAAACTTTTCGGCGAATCGGCATCGCTAAAAGATGGCCGATTGTCGTTCGTGTTCTTTGCACCGCAATCGATTTTAAGCTACATCCAATCGACATCGATGACTATTCCGCCGTCTTCGGCACAGCTACCGAAACAACTAGGATTCGTTCGAAGCGTTTCTTTGCGCATAACCGCAAAACAGGATATTGGCTTTTGGATAGAGCACAAACCGGTCTCGACACGCGAGCTATTTTTGGAAACGGTTCCTGCCGCCCTTAAAATCACCGTCGGCGAAAGTTTTCGATCGCTCAACTCGCAATCCGGCGACAAAGAAAATTTCAATGTGGAGAACCTACCGCAAGGGGAAGCGCGGCTGAAATATTTCAGTAAAACCTTGCCGTTTTTTCCCCATGCGCTCGAATCCGATTTTAAGGACTTGTTCCTAGCACTCAAGGAAAACGCCAGGACGACGAGCACTTATGTCTTATTAATGGTGCTCAGTTCCATGCTCGCCACATTGGGCTTATTCCTGAGTAGTCCGTCCGTCGTTATCGGCGCGATGGTGTTAGCGCCCTTGATGGCTCCGATTATTTCTTTGTCGATGGGCTTGCTTCGCTCCGAAAAATTCTTGACTCGAGAATCAATCGTTTCGCTGCTGTCCGGTATCGGCATCGCGCTTGCGATTTCCTCGGCAATGGCGGCTTTATTGCCGTTCAAAGATGCCACGCCGGAAATCGAAGCCCGTTTGCACCCCTCGACGCTGGATTTGTTGGTCGCGGTTTTTTCCGGTATCGCCGGAGCCATGGCCCAAGCTCGCGAAAGTATCGCCAAAAGCTTGCCGGGCGTTGCCATCGCAGTCGCCTTGGTGCCTCCCCTCTGCGTTGCAGGTATCGGCATCGGTTGGCTTGAATCCGATATTTTTTTTGGCGCCATGCTCTTATTCTTGACCAACTTAATCGGAATTACGATGGCCGCCCTCATCTCATTTATGGTTATCGGGTTCGCGCCTTTTACTCGGGCCAGAAAAGGAATTTTGCTATCGAGCCTATTGTTGGCATTGTTTTCCGTTCCCTTGTTCTATTCTTTCCAAACCATGGAGCATATCGCCGATATCAAAACGCAACTGGCCGGTAGAACCTATCAAATCAATGGACACCGGCTTGAACTTAGGAATATCAAAGTCAATACGCTACGACCGCTCAATCTAAATGCCGATCTACTCACCAATACCATGCCGGACGAATCGGTGTTTACTCGGCTCGAGGATGATTTACATACGGAACTCGGTAGGCCTGCCCGCTTCAATTTTGCTTTGCATTTTGTTAGGGAAACCGTTGCCGTCGATGAAAATGAACAATAA
- a CDS encoding TM2 domain-containing protein gives MIGHIESFDLGRQTGVIKSGDSFYEFHLDSWQSPDLPEPGDDINFELEEGEAKSVVLIGSYLNPHKPVKSRLLATVLALLLGGVGAHRFYLGYYWIGLAQIAVTVLTIGFGVVWGFIEFALLLSKNFDVDAKGRPLK, from the coding sequence ATGATCGGACATATAGAAAGTTTTGACCTCGGCAGACAAACCGGCGTAATAAAAAGCGGAGACTCTTTTTACGAGTTTCATCTCGACAGTTGGCAATCACCCGACTTACCTGAGCCTGGCGATGATATCAATTTCGAATTGGAAGAAGGCGAAGCCAAATCGGTTGTGCTGATCGGCTCCTATCTCAATCCGCACAAACCGGTAAAATCTCGACTGCTGGCAACGGTACTCGCGTTGCTTTTAGGCGGCGTCGGGGCGCATCGTTTTTATCTCGGCTATTATTGGATCGGTCTTGCTCAGATCGCGGTGACCGTTTTGACCATCGGTTTCGGCGTGGTGTGGGGCTTTATTGAGTTTGCACTATTACTCAGCAAAAATTTCGACGTGGACGCCAAAGGCAGACCTTTGAAATAA